In Hallerella succinigenes, the following are encoded in one genomic region:
- a CDS encoding DUF3990 domain-containing protein yields MILYHGSDKQIPTPEWGKGNPRNDYGQGFYCTESLELAKEWACQKNTDGYANQYELNTQGLDVLDLSQEPFNLLHWLTILMQNRVFSPKSPIGKQNLQFLTDRFHLDYQQYDIIRGYRANDSYFSFASDFLENIIPVQNLASSMKLGSLGLQTVLKSKKSFERLTFVKTIFSPKEKYYSKYKERDTAARKSYLEGLRKVSPSDAVYMIDLVRNPELLNDLAL; encoded by the coding sequence ATGATTCTATATCATGGTTCCGACAAACAAATACCAACTCCTGAATGGGGCAAAGGCAACCCGAGAAACGATTATGGGCAGGGTTTTTATTGTACGGAATCACTAGAACTCGCCAAGGAATGGGCTTGTCAAAAGAATACTGACGGGTATGCTAACCAGTATGAGCTGAACACTCAGGGACTAGATGTTTTGGATTTATCGCAGGAGCCGTTTAATCTACTCCATTGGCTCACCATCTTGATGCAAAACCGGGTCTTTTCGCCAAAATCTCCCATCGGAAAACAGAACTTGCAATTCTTAACAGACCGTTTCCATTTAGATTATCAACAGTACGACATCATTCGTGGCTATCGTGCTAACGATTCTTATTTCTCTTTTGCAAGCGATTTCCTGGAAAACATCATTCCAGTGCAAAATCTCGCTTCGTCAATGAAACTTGGCAGTCTTGGTTTGCAAACCGTTTTGAAATCAAAAAAAAGTTTTGAACGTCTCACCTTTGTGAAAACAATTTTTTCACCAAAAGAGAAGTACTATTCAAAATATAAAGAACGCGATACAGCAGCCCGCAAATCCTATCTAGAAGGCTTACGAAAAGTTTCGCCAAGTGATGCTGTTTACATGATTGATCTCGTTCGAAATCCGGAGCTGTTGAATGATCTTGCCTTATGA